From the genome of Chroicocephalus ridibundus chromosome 1, bChrRid1.1, whole genome shotgun sequence, one region includes:
- the LOC134512807 gene encoding olfactory receptor 51G2-like, translating to MEHDSHTTWEFNGSFYQPSAFLMMGIPGLEALHHWISIPFCALYLIALLGNCMILFIIKTTQSLHEPMYYFLSMLAVTDLGLVLCTLPTTLGIFWFNMRRIGFDACLTQMYFIHILSFIESSVLLAMAFDRFIAISHPLRHPSILTKTTVMKIGLVIILRGMVSLLPIPFLLKRLTYCRKTELSHSFCFHPDIMNLACADIKVNVFYGMIILLSTVGMDFIFIVLSYILIIKTVIGLATKEECLKALNTCVSHICAVLVFFVPMIGLSMIHRFGKNVPPLVNTLVAYTYLIIPPALNPIIYSIKSSHIREALLRALRRKTESEW from the coding sequence atggagcaTGACTCACATACCACCTGGGAATTCAATGGCTCCTTCTATCAGCCTTCAGCTTTCCTCATGATGGGCATCCCAGGCCTGGAAGCCCTTCACCACTGGATCTCCATCCCTTTCTGTGCACTGTACCTTATCGCTCTCTTGGGAAACTGCATGATCCTATTCATCATAAAGACGACCCAAAGTCTTCACGAACCAATGTACTACTTCCTCTCCATGCTGGCAGTCACTGACCTGGGCTTGGTTCTATGTACGCTGCCTACTACTCTGGGCATTTTTTGGTTTAATATGCGAAGGATTGGGTTTGATGCTTGCCTCACTCAGATGTACTTCATCCACATACTGTCCTTCATCGAATCCTCTGTGCTCCTGGCAATGGCATTTGACCGCTTCATTGCCATCTCCCACCCACTGAGACACCCATCCATACTGACTAAGACAACTGTCATGAAAATAGGTCTGGTAATTATATTGAGAGGTATGGTCTCCCTCCTTCCCATACCCTTCTTGCTCAAGAGACTAACTTACTGCAGGAAGACTGagctttctcattctttttgctTCCATCCTGATATTATGAACCTAGCATGTGCAGACATAAAAGTCAATGTCTTCTACGGTATGATTATTCTTTTATCAACGGTGGGGATGGACTTCAtcttcattgtgctgtcctacaTCCTGATCATTAAAACTGTTATCGGCCTTGCAACCAAGGAGGAATGTCTCAAGGCTCTGAATACGTGTGTCTCCCACATCTGTGCTGTTCTAGTGTTCTTCGTCCCAATGATCGGACTGTCCATGATCCATCGCTTTGGAAAGAACGTTCCACCTCTGGTTAACACATTGGTGGCCTACACCTACCTTATAATTCCCCCTGCTCTCAACCCCATTATCTACAGCATAAAATCCAGCCACATCCGTGAGGCTTTGCTCAGGGCACTGCGGAGGAAGACTGAATCTGAGTGGTAA